A genomic stretch from Fusarium musae strain F31 chromosome 9, whole genome shotgun sequence includes:
- a CDS encoding hypothetical protein (CAZy:GH13), producing MAAIAENSSNSLDPNHSGGAAGDIPNDGTGVVKLDPWLEPFSEALRRRFSKTQDWIKTINDTEGGLEKFSRGAEKFGFNVDANNNIVYREWAPNATAAFLIGDFNNWDRNAHTMTKNDFGVFEITIPAQDGQPAIPHLSKVKISLNLPNGEHVDRLPAWIKYVTQDLSVSPAYDAHFWNPPASETYKFKNARPKKPASVRVYEAHVGISSPDQRVATYKEFTKNMLPRIKNLGYNVIQLMAVMEHAYYASFGYQINNFFAASSRYGTPEDLKELIDTAHGLGITMLLDVVHSHASKNVLDGINEFDGTDHHYFHGGGKGRHDQWDSRLFNYGHHEVMRFLLSNLRFWMDEYQFDGFRFDGVTSMLYVHHGMGTGFSGGYHEYFGADVDEEAVVYMMLANEMLHELYPEVITIAEDVSGMPALCLPLSLGGVGFDYRLAMAIPDMWIKILKELKDDEWDIGNICHTLTNRRHGEKTIAYAESHDQALVGDKTLMMHLCDAEMYTNMSTLSPLTPVIDRGMALHKMIRLVTHGLGGEGYLNFEGNEFGHPEWLDFPREGNNNSFWYARRQLNLTDDPLLRYKFLDHFDRLMNKAEAKYGWLHAPQAYISLKHEGDKVIVFERGGLVFIFNFHPTNSFSDYRIGIEVAGTYRVVLNTDSKDVGGHNRVDENTRFFTTPMEWNNRKNWTHIYIPCRTALVLALESTISQ from the exons ATGGCCGCAATTGCTGAAAACTCGTCCAATTCCTTGGACCCCAATCACTCTGGCGGTGCTGCGGGTGACATTCCCAACGACGGTACAG GTGTTGTGAAGCTCGATCCTTGGCTGGAGCCCTTCAGCGAAGCCCTCAGAAGGCGCTTTTCTAAAACCCAAGATTggatcaagaccatcaacgaCACCGAAGGtggccttgagaagttcagcAGG GGCGCTGAGAAATTTGGCTTCAACGTCGATGCTAATAACAATATTGTCTACCGCGAATGGGCGCCCAATGCCACTGCCGCGTTCCTCATCGGCGACTTTA ATAACTGGGACCGCAATGCTCATACCATGACCAAGAACGATTTTGGCGTCTTTGAAATTACAATTCCTGCCCAAGATGGACAGCCTGCCATTCCTCATCTTTCCAAAGTCAAG ATCTCGCTCAACTTGCCCAATGGCGAGCATGTCGACCGACTTCCAGCTTGGATCAAGTACGTGACACAGGATTTGTCTGTGTCTCCCGCATACGATGCTCACTTCTGGAACCCTCCAGCCTCCGAGACATACAAGTTCAAAAATGCACGGCCCAAGAAGCCTGCAAGTGTTCGTGTGTACGAGGCGCATGTCGGAATCTCCAGCCCTGACCAGCGGGTTGCGACTTACAAGGAGTTTACCAAGAACATGCTTCCACGAATTAAGAACCTAGGTTACAATGTGATTCAACTCATGGCTGTGATGGAACATGCGTACTATGCCAGCTTTGGCTATCAAATCAATAACTTCTTCGCTGCTAGCAGCCGATACGGTACTCCCGAGGACCTCAAGGAGCTCATTGATACCGCTCACGGCCTCGGAATTACCATGCTACTCGATGTTGTTCACAGCCATGCGTCCAAGAACGTGCTTGATGGCATCAACGAGTTTGATGGCACCGATCACCATTACTTCCATGGTGGCGGCAAGGGCCGACACGATCAATGGGACAGCCGGCTTTTCAACTACGGCCACCATGAGGTGATGCGGTTCTTGCTGAGCAACTTACGTTTTTGGATGGACGAGTACCAGTTCGACGGTTTCCGATTTGACGGAGTTACCAGCATGCTATATGTTCATCATGGCATGGGCAC GGGCTTTTCTGGTGGTTATCATGAGTACTTCGGcgcagatgttgatgaggaggctgTTGTCTATATGATGCTTGCAAATGAAATGCTGCATGAACTCTACCCAGAGGTCATTACCATTGCTGAGGATGTGTCTGGTATGCCGGCACTTTGCCTGCCACTTTCTCTTGGTGGCGTCGGATTCGACTACCGCCTTGCCATGGCCATTCCTGATATGTGGATCAAGATTTTGAAGGAActcaaggatgatgaatggGACATTGGCAACATCTGCCATACGCTTACCAACCGTCGACACGGCGAGAAGACTATCGCCTATGCTGAAAGCCACGACCAGGC GCTTGTTGGTGACAAAACTCTCATGATGCATCTATGTGACGCTGAAATGTACACCAACATGTCTACTCTGTCGCCCCTGACTCCTGTCATTGATCGCGGTATGGCGCTCCACAAGATGATTCGGCTTGTGACACATGGCCTAGGCGGAGAGGGATATCTGAACTTTGAGGGTAACGAATTTGGTCACCCTGAGTGGCTCGACTTCCCACGTGAGGGCAACAACAACTCATTCTGGTATGCTCGACGACAGCTCAACCTCACGGATGATCCCTTGCTCCGATACAAGTTCCTTGATCACTTTGACCGCTTGATGAACAAGGCTGAGGCCAAATATGGTTGGCTCCATGCGCCGCAGGCGTATATCTCATTGAAACATGAAGGTGACAAAGTTATTGTGTTTGAACGCGGCGGTCTGGtctttatctttaacttCCATCcaaccaacagcttcagcgaCTACCGTATCGGAATCGAAGTCGCAGGAACTTACCGTGTCGTTCTCAACACAGATAGCAAGGATGTTGGTGGTCACAAccgtgttgatgagaacacCCGATTCTTCACTACCCCTATGGAATGGAACAACAGGAAGAACTGGACTCATATCTATATTCCCTGCCGAACTGCTTTG GTCCTGGCTCTTGAGTCCACAATTTCTCAGTAG
- the CYA4 gene encoding Cytochrome c oxidase polypeptide 5, mitochondrial (EggNog:ENOG41) — protein MLRTSASNLLRKSLVRSTPALAYRAASTHAISNPTLANIEKRWEGMPLQEQAELWMALRDRMQSNWTELTLQEKKAAYWIAFGPHGPRAVDPPGTGARVAWGVFIGLAASVALFGTIRAFAKPAPYTMTQEYQEETNEFLKNQKSDPFTGITSPGYAGKGMVQSPPKGN, from the exons ATGCTGCGCACATCAGCCTCCAACCTGCTGCGCAAGAGCCTGGTGCGCAGCACTCCCGCCCTGGCCTACCGAGCTGCCTCGACTCACGCCATCTCTAACCCGACCCTCGCCAACATCGAGAAGCGATGGGAGGGCATGCCTCTCCAAGAGCAGGCCGAGCTCTGGATGGCTCTGCGTGATCGCATGCAGTCCAACTGGACCGAGCTGACCCttcaggagaagaaagctg CTTACTGGATTGCATTCGGTCCTCACGGTCCCCGCGCTGTCGACCCCCCTGGAACCGGTGCCCGCGTCGCCTGGGGTGTCTTCATTGGTCTCGCCGCCAGTGTCGCTCTCTTCGGTACTATCCGTGCTTTCGCCAAGCCCGCTCCCTACACCATGACCCAGGAGTACCAGGAGGAGACCAACGAGTTCCTCAAG AACCAAAAATCCGATCCTTTCACTGGTATCACCTCTCCTGGTTATGCTGGCAAGGGTATGGTCCAGTCACCCCCCAAGGGTAACTAA
- a CDS encoding hypothetical protein (EggNog:ENOG41) — protein sequence MKHVEVDDQLVSAATPAPILEEDLKKSERDLEEGSTSVEFDDPPSDDPNVVNWDGPDDPANPQNWSTKKKTINVILVSSVTFVTPLASSIFAPSIDQVMREFHSTNEQLASFIVSVYLLGYCFGPLVIAPLSEMYGRLPLYHICNALFVAFTVACAKAPNLGGLIAFRFLAGLAGSCPLTIGAGSLADMISKEKRGAAMSSWALGPLFGPVIGPIAGGYLSAAKGWRWSFWVVAIVAGAITIAAFIFMRETYAYALLEKKAKKLRKDTGNTKLRSILDNGTTTKEVFRLAITRPTKMLLFAPIVSLLSFYMALVYGYLYLLFTAMPTLFEGEYHFSSGSVGLSYIGLGVGSLTGLAISGASIDRFAQYLTRKNGGEPKPEYRLPFMGGACFIVPAGLFMFGWSAENKDHWIVPIIGTSFLGCGMIIVFMCISVYLVDAYVQYAASAIAASTVLRSLVGALLPLAGRSMYKSLGYGWGTSLLGFIAAAAIPLPFIFYKYGERIRRKNLFDVKF from the exons ATGAAACACGTCGAAGTTGATGACCAGCTGGTCAGTGCTGCCACGCCAGCGCCAATACTCGAggaggatctcaagaagAGCGAAagggatcttgaagagggATCAACATCAGTCGAATTCGATGATCCTCCTTCCGATGACCCCAATGTTGTTAATTGGGACGGCCCTGACGACCCAGCCAACCCCCAGAACTGGtcaacgaagaagaagacaatcaatgtcatcctcgtctcatCCGTTACATTCGTCAC GCCACTTGCGTCTTCCATCTTTGCCCCAAGTATCGATCAAGTCATGAGGGAGTTCCACTCGACAAACGAGCAACTGGCATCGTTCATCGTCTCAGTATATCTTCTTGGTTACTGCTTTGGCCCCCTAGTCATCGCGCCTTTGTCCGAAATGTACGGCCGACTCCCGCTGTACCACATCTGCAATGCTCTCTTCGTCGCCTTCACTGTGGCATGCGCCAAGGCCCCTAACCTGGGGGGACTTATTGCGTTCCGATTCCTTGCTGGCCTTGCTGGATCATGCCCACTGACAATCGGAGCCGGCTCGTTAGCTGATATGATCTCCAAGGAGAAGCGTGGAGCTGCCATGTCTTCGTGGGCTCTGGGACCCCTTTTTGGACCAGTAATTGGACCGATTG CTGGTGGATATCTTTCGGCAGCGAAGGGCTGGCGATGGTCTTTCTGGGTTGTTGCTATTGTT GCTGGTGCGATCACGATTGCTGCTTTCATTTTTATGAGGGAAACGTATGCGTACGCTCTCCTTgaaaagaaggccaagaagctgcgCAAAGACACAGGGAACACTAAGCTTCGGTCAATCCTTGACAATGGCACGACCACGAAGGAAGTCTTCCGTCTGGCTATCACGAGACCTACCAAGATGCTTCTCTTCGCGCCGATCGTGTCGCTTCTATCATTTTATATGGCTCTGGTGTACGGGTATCTATACCTCCTCTTTACAGCCATGCCAACACTCTTTGAGGGAGAATATCATTTCTCGAGCGGATCAGTTGGTCTGTCGTATATTGGTCTCGGAGTTGGCTCTCTGACAGGCCTTGCCATTTCTGGAGCATCAATAGACCGCTTCGCTCAGTACCTCACTCGCAAGAATGGTGGAGAGCCCAAACCAGAGTATCGACTTCCGTTCATGGGGGGAGCCTGCTTTATCGTTCCGGCTGGATTGTTTATGTTTGGGTGGTCTGCTGAGAATAAAGACCATTGGATTGTGCCCATCATTGGTACTTCATTCTTGGGATGTGGCATGATTATCGTATTT ATGTGCATCTCAGTCTACCTGGTCGATGCCTACGTTCAGTATGCTGCGTCTGCAATTGCTGCAAGTACTGTACTCCGTTCGCTGGTTGGAGCATTATTACCTCTTGCAGGACGAAGTATGTACAAGAGCCTAGGTTATGGATGGGGAACCTCATTGCTGGGCTTCattgcagctgcagcaatcCCATTGCCGTTTATCTTTTACAAGTACGGCGAAAGGATTCGAAGAAAGAACTTGTTTGACGTCAAGTTCTAG